In the genome of Candoia aspera isolate rCanAsp1 chromosome 1, rCanAsp1.hap2, whole genome shotgun sequence, one region contains:
- the LOC134488611 gene encoding protein-lysine 6-oxidase-like, which produces MSARSPPPPRAWLLALLLLLATRPDGRGAQRAPAWRQQIRWENRGRHYSLFNSAAQFLPPRRAAAAAAQTLYLSADGAAAGRGAGSAGEGSGAGAGTAAPRSGPGIWAAGGAESGGPLLDGAAASPRPRPAGVAARRPGGPARGDPRAPLLSPNSIFDRPAARPGATQERPGYGTRRFPHGLPDLIPDPYFLQASTYIQKVQMYALECAAEENCLARSAYQPGVSKISSRVLLRFPQRVKNQGMADFLPVKPRHEWEWHSCHQHFHSMEAFSNYDLLDAVSHKKVAEGHKASFCLEDTTCDAGVRRRYACTAHLQGLSPGCYDTYHANIDCQWIDITDVPPGEYILKVTVNPDFLVAESDFTNNAVQCDIVYTGMYVNTQNCRITSASVPRHPPRPQVSPGGEEEGMETEELPGLTLCPLSGVQN; this is translated from the exons ATGAGCGCGCGGAGTCCCCCGCCGCCGCGGGCTTGGCTgctggcgctgctgctgctgctggcgacGCGCCCCGACGGTCGCGGGGCGCAGCGGGCGCCGGCTTGGAGGCAGCAGATCCGCTGGGAGAACCGGGGCCGCCACTACAGCCTCTTCAACAGCGCCGCCCAGTTCTTGCCGCCCcggcgcgccgccgccgccgccgcccagaCGCTCTACCTGAGCGCCGACGGGGCGGCCGCGGGAAGGGGCGCGGGGAGCGCGGGGGAGGGGTCGGGTGCGGGTGCGGGGACGGCTGCACCGCGGAGCGGGCCGGGCATCTGGGCAGCCGGCGGGGCTGAGTCCGGCGGTCCGCTGCTCGACGGGGCGGCCGCCTCGCCTCGCCCGCGCCCTGCAGGAGTGGCGGCCCGGCGGCCCGGCGGCCCGGCGCGGGGGGATCCCCGGGCGCCCTTGCTCTCCCCCAACAGCATCTTCGACCGCCCCGCCGCCCGGCCCGGCGCAACGCAGGAGAGGCCGGGCTACGGGACCCGCCGCTTCCCCCACG GCCTGCCTGACCTGATCCCTGATCCGTATTTCCTACAAGCATCCACCTACATCCAGAAAGTCCAAATGTATGCCTTGGAATGTGCCGCTGAAGAAAACTGCCTTGCGAG ATCTGCCTACCAGCCGGGGGTGAGTAAAATCAGCTCCCGGGTCCTGCTTCGTTTCCCCCAAAGAGTGAAGAACCAAGGGATGGCAGACTTTCTGCCCGTGAAGCCACGGCACGAATGGGAGTGGCACAGCTGTCACCA GCACTTTCATAGCATGGAGGCGTTCAGCAACTATGACCTTCTGGATGCTGTCTCCCACAAGAAGGTGGCCGAGGGACACAAAGCCAGTTTCTGCCTGGAGGACACCACCTGCGATGCGGGTGTCCGCCGCCGCTATGCCTGCACGGCTCATCTTCAG gGTCTGAGCCCTGGCTGCTACGACACGTACCATGCCAATATTGACTGCCAGTGGATTGACATTACAGACGTCCCTCCCGGAGAATATATCCTcaag GTGACCGTCAACCCAGATTTCCTGGTGGCCGAGTCGGACTTCACAAACAATGCCGTCCAGTGTGACATTGTGTACACGGGGATGTATGTCAACACGCAGAACTGCAGAATTACAAG TGCCTCGGTCCCGAGACATCCCCCTCGACCCCAAGTCTCTcctggaggagaggaggagggaatgGAGACCGAGGAGTTGCCTGGCCTGACTCTGTGCCCACTTTCTGGGGTGCAGAACTGA